In one window of Henckelia pumila isolate YLH828 chromosome 1, ASM3356847v2, whole genome shotgun sequence DNA:
- the LOC140863506 gene encoding uncharacterized protein, which produces MHFDIPELKGDHYKVWKEKVLLQLGCMDIDYVIRKDEAPAIKESSKPDKTKIHVGILGSIEMHESVKDLLKAIDEQFATSDKALSSTLIMEFSSLRLTTVKGVQEHIMKMRYIAARLKKIEVELSDNFLVHFIL; this is translated from the exons ATGCATTTTGATATCCCCGAACTCAAAGGGGATCATTACAAAGTATGGAAGGAAAAAGTTCTCCTTCAATTAGGGTGCATGGATATTGACTATGTCATAAGGAAAGACGAAGCACCTGCCATCAAGGAATCCAGTAAACCTGATAAG ACCAAAATTCATGTTGGAATTCTTGGTTCGATTGAGATGCATGAAAGCGTCAAGGACCTACTTAAGGCTATTGATGAACAATTTGCAACTTCGGATAAAGCCCTTTCTAGTACCCTAATAATGGAGTTCTCATCATTAAGGCTCACGACTGTGAAAGGTGTGCAAGAGCACATCATGAAGATGAGGTATATAGCGGCTCGACTGAAAAAAATTGAAGTGGAATTATCTGATAACTTTCTCGTGCACTTCATTCTATGA
- the LOC140875738 gene encoding uncharacterized protein isoform X3, whose amino-acid sequence MNPQSILKENESLCDKLFNLSMRKQWTEVVSIYTREAEAQKAKITKSEETALHVAISNYNPKRHGISVGSVKKMLDSISDKEAILSIQNERGNTPLYLAAKVGWVAICEYIALQHPKLIAIRNVVGQTPLYAAARHGKTEAFVCLYEIYKTHKQNEKKQRKQGNTVLNSATGGACIVQSNEVPNLEEKDKDRGEEKKDQESDESLCRRKDGNTVLHSAIAGAYFGLAFQIIKKIPKLVNSVNVEGESPLHVLAKKPNLFKSSSHMGLYDSVIYHCIFIDELKEQTYNPGADQNESTRKNVELKYPNNYKTCVDIFQFLWNPIYKSFPDYGKQCKDTDNLDHAGSDDIESPNESKTAHGKDKGNPEKGGSNDDTKSQNRRANESKTGRTKLRSYFPENYTTDISLFKFAVTVILTVLGVGLWRIQKIQEKKKRYTHALQIMNEMIVSESRYKYDSNGQKPAEMIEHQPARTAPPPSPPPDHELVTSQQSVGNNSGTTGSSNHIQNNSEKEKVGNNTGSKDIQNNAEKERDQNKSVKKNFETPLLVAAKMGILEMVEKIYDTCPVAIQDLDPEGKNVLLLAAENKQTSVFDFLLKTKPTEDMFHHVDYEGNSILHLAAMMGKFQPWRIPGAALQMQGEINWYKYVKHSIPQNYLAHNNFKGDTPRQIFTETHKELLKEGTEWLTKTSESCSVVAALIAAVAFATSATVPGGLNDQTGRPILTDNIAFDFFSISSLVALCLSVTALVFFLAIITSRCQERDFKGNLPRKLLYGLTSLFSSIAAMLVSFCAGHTFILRTDLRFAVVPIYAFACVPVTLFAVAQLPLYFDILRATCTKAPLRSYKVFYQ is encoded by the exons ATGAATCCACAATCTATATTGAAAGAAAATGAGAGTTTGtgtgataaattatttaatcttAGCATGCGAAAGCAGTGGACAGAGGTGGTATCAATTTACACAAGAGAGGCCGAGGCTCAGAAAGCTAAGATAACTAAATCTGAAGAGACAGCTTTGCATGTAGCCATCTCAAATTACAATCCAAAACGCCATGGTATTTCTGTAGGCTCTGTCAAGAAAATGTTGGATTCCATATCCGACAAGGAAGCAATATTATCCATACAAAATGAAAGGGGAAACACACCTCTCTACCTGGCTGCAAAAGTTGGGTGGGTGGCTATATGCGAATACATTGCTTTGCAGCATCCGAAACTCATCGCCATCCGAAATGTAGTGGGTCAGACTCCCTTGTATGCTGCAGCTCGTCATGGCAAGACTGAGGCTTTTGTTTGCCTTTACGAGATCTACAAAACCCACAAACAGAACGAGAAGAAGCAACGAAAACAGGGAAATACTGTTTTAAACTCGGCTACTGGTGGAGCATGCATTG TGCAATCCAATGAAGTTCCAAATCTTGAGGAGAAGGACAAGGACAGAGGGGAAGAAAAGAAAGATCAAGAATCAGATGAATCGCTTTGTAGACGAAAAGACGGAAATACTGTTTTACACTCGGCTATTGCTGGAGCATACTTTG GGTTAGCTTTCCAGATTATTAAAAAAATCCCAAAGCTGGTGAATTCTGTGAATGTTGAGGGAGAATCGCCCCTTCATGTTCTAGCCAAAAAGCCCAATTTATTCAAAAGCAGCAGTCATATGGGACTCTATGACTCTGTTATTTACCACT GTATTTTTATTGATGAGCTGAAGGAGCAGACATACAACCCCGGGGCCGATCAGAATGAGTCTACTCGAAAAAATGTTGAACTTAAATATCCCAATAATTACAAGACCTGTGTCGACATCTTCCAATTTTTATGGAACCCAATCTATAAGAGTTTCCCAGACTACGGAAAGCAGTGTAAAGATACAGACAACCTCGACCACGCAGGTTCGGATGATATAGAAAGTCCAAATGAATCCAAAA CTGCTCATGGAAAAGATAAAGGCAACCCAGAGAAGGGTGGTTCGAATGACGACACAAAAAGCCAAAACAGAAGAGCAAATGAATCGAAAA CGGGAAGGACCAAACTCCGAAGCTACTTTCCAGAGAATTACACCACCGATATTTCGCTTTTCAAATTTGCAGTTACAGTCATATTAACTGTTCTGGGAGTTG GTCTCTGGAGGATACAGAAGATTCAAGAGAAGAAAAAAAGATACACACACGCACTTCAAATTATGAATGAAATGATTGTGTCTGAATCCAGATACAAGTATGACAGTAACGGTCAAAAACCTGCGGAGATGATAGAACATCAACCAGCACGAACGGCACCTCCACCTAGCCCGCCTCCCGATCATGAACTTGTTACTTCCCAACAAAGTGTTGGAAATAACAGTGGAACAACTGGCTCATCAAACCAcattcaaaacaattccgagAAAGAAAAGGTTGGAAATAACACTGGCTCAAAGGACATTCAAAACAATGCCGAGAAAGAAAGGGATCAAAACAAATCAG TTAAGAAGAATTTCGAAACTCCACTATTGGTAGCAGCAAAGATGGGAATCCTAGAGATGGTAGAGAAAATCTATGACACATGCCCTGTGGCCATTCAGGACCTCGATCCGGAGGGAAAGAATGTGTTGCTGTTAGCAGCTGAAAACAAGCAAACCAGTGTATTCGATTTCCTGTTGAAGACCAAGCCCACAGAAGACATGTTTCATCATGTTGATTATGAAGGAAACAGCATCCTGCACCTTGCTGCCATGATGGGAAAGTTTCAGCCGTGGCGCATTCCAGGCGCTGCTTTGCAGATGCAAGGAGAGATCAACTGGTACAAG TATGTGAAGCACTCCATTCCCCAAAATTACTTAGCTCACAACAACTTTAAAGGAGATACTCCTAGGCAAATCTTCACGGAAACACACAAGGAACTACTGAAAGAAGGGACCGAGTGGCTCACCAAAACTTCAGAATCCTGCTCAGTGGTGGCTGCATTGATAGCCGCGGTTGCATTCGCTACATCAGCCACTGTCCCTGGTGGACTAAATGACCAAACAGGGCGTCCCATACTCACAGATAACATAGCATTCGACTTTTTCTCAATCTCTTCGCTGGTAGCCCTCTGCCTCTCCGTGACAGCCCTTGTGTTCTTTCTTGCAATCATCACCTCACGTTGTCAAGAAAGAGACTTTAAGGGAAACCTTCCAAGAAAGCTCTTGTATGGGCTCACATCTTTGTTCTCTTCCATAGCAGCCATGCTGGTGTCTTTTTGTGCAGGTCATACTTTTATTTTGAGGACCGATCTGAGATTTGCTGTGGTTCCAATATATGCTTTCGCTTGTGTGCCGGTGACCCTCTTCGCCGTTGCTCAGCTACCATTGTACTTTGACATTTTAAGGGCCACCTGCACTAAAGCGCCGCTACGAAGTTACAAGGTGTTCTACCAGTAG
- the LOC140863496 gene encoding uncharacterized protein, translating to MNEDDASLNHFFKLTMRKQWKDVVSFYTTNSWAQKAKLTKSEDTALHVAIANYHPGRSGLSVNYVKKMLDSVSENEAFDILSMQNDKGNTALHLAARVGWVAICESIASQQPKLVTIRNANGETPLFAAACHGKTEAFICLYEIYKSKKEKDQKSDIESQAKKERDQELEESQDQESEESLCRRNNDGNTVLHTAIAGAYFGLAYQIISYFPKLVDSVNIDGESPVHVLAKKPSVFKSSSHIGLYDSIIYHCILIDELKQLRYNPGADQNVLSPISGVHYPENYQTCVNIFLFLWNPIYRTYKASLGRDTSNLEHGGWNDIESRRTRRIESQISIKSAEEQSKLQSYFPANYATAVLLFKFAVKVILSVLGVGFWRIKKIQEKKRRYSHAHQIMDIMIDFESRYKYDRYKYDSNGQKPVEKLEPHYSERVRPPASPPPPDEVDAPQSSIETNSGMISSNDAQINPEKEKDRVKSAKNSTRGVVKSTETPLLVAAKMGIPEMVEKILTTCPVAIHDLDSDGKNVLLLAAENRQTTVFNFLLKMKPTEDMFHQVDNRGNSILHLAAMMGKSPPWRIPGAALQMQWEIKWYKYVKHSIPPHYLAHQNIDGDTPRQVFTEKHKKLVKEGTNWLIKTSESCSVVAALIAAVAFATSATVPGGLNDQTGRPILTDHKAFDIFSISSVIALCLSVTALVFFLAIISSRCQERDFKGNLPGKLLNGLSSLFASIAAILVSFCAGHTFILRDKLRFAVVPIYAFACVPVTLFAFAQLPLYFDLLRATYRKVPLRSYKAFYQ from the exons ATGAATGAAGATGATGCTTCACTGAATCATTTCTTTAAACTTACCATGCGAAAGCAATGGAAAGATGTGGTATCATTTTACACCACAAATTCCTGGGCTCAGAAAGCTAAGCTCACTAAATCTGAAGACACAGCTTTGCATGTGGCCATCGCAAATTACCATCCAGGGCGTTCTGGTCTCTCTGTAAACTATGTCAAGAAAATGTTGGATTCCGTATCCGAAAACGAAGCATTTGACATATTGTCGATGCAAAATGACAAGGGAAACACAGCTCTCCATCTGGCAGCAAGAGTGGGATGGGTGGCTATCTGTGAATCCATTGCTTCACAGCAGCCAAAACTCGTCACCATTCGAAATGCAAACGGTGAGACTCCATTGTTTGCTGCAGCTTGTCATGGAAAGACAGAAGCTTTCATTTGCCTTTACGAGATCTACAAATCCAAGAAAGAGAAAGATCAAAAATCAGATATTGAATCGCAGGCCAAGAAAGAGAGAGATCAAGAATTAGAAGAATCGCAAGATCAAGAATCAGAAGAATCACTGTGTAGACGAAACAACGATGGGAATACTGTTTTACACACGGCTATTGCTGGAGCATACTTTG GGCTAGCTTACCAGATTATTAGCTACTTCCCAAAGCTGGTGGATTCGGTGAATATTGACGGAGAATCACCGGTTCATGTTCTAGCCAAAAAGCCTAGTGTATTCAAAAGCAGCAGCCATATCGGACTCTATGACTCCATCATTTACCACT GTATTTTAATTGATGAGCTGAAGCAGCTGAGATACAACCCCGGGGCCGACCAAAATGTGTTATCTCCCATAAGTGGTGTCCATTACCCGGAGAATTACCAGACCTGTGTGAATATCTTCCTATTTTTGTGGAACCCAATTTATAGGACTTACAAAG CTAGTCTTGGAAGGGATACCAGCAACCTAGAACATGGTGGTTGGAATGACATAGAAAGTCGAAGGACAAGAAGAATTGAATCGCAAA TTTCAATCAAATCTGCCGAGGAACAGAGCAAACTACAAAGTTACTTTCCAGCCAATTACGCCACAGCTGTTTTGCTTTTTAAATTCGCGGTTAAAGTCATTTTAAGTGTTCTGGGAGTCG GCTTTTGGAGGATAAAAAAGATTCAAGAGAAGAAACGAAGATACTCACACGCGCATCAGATTATGGATATAATGATCGATTTTGAATCCAGATACAAGTATGACCGATACAAGTATGACAGTAATGGGCAAAAACCTGTGGAGAAACTAGAACCTCATTATTCAGAACGTGTTAGGCCTCCAGCAAGCCCGCCTCCACCTGATGAAGTCGACGCTCCCCAATCAAGTATTGAAACTAACAGTGGAATGATTTCCTCAAACGATGCTCAAATTAATCCAGAGAAAGAAAAGGATCGAGTTAAATCAG CGAAAAATTCCACAAGAGGCGTGGTTAAGAGTACCGAAACTCCATTATTAGTAGCAGCAAAGATGGGAATCCCAGAAATGGTAGAGAAAATCCTTACCACATGCCCCGTGGCCATTCACGACCTCGATTCGGACGGGAAGAATGTGTTGCTGTTAGCAGCAGAAAACAGGCAAACGACGGTGTTTAACTTCCTGTTAAAGATGAAGCCCACAGAAGACATGTTCCATCAAGTGGATAATCGAGGAAATAGCATACTGCACCTTGCTGCAATGATGGGAAAATCTCCACCGTGGCGCATTCCTGGCGCCGCTCTGCAGATGCAATGGGAGATCAAATGGTACAAG TATGTGAAGCACTCCATCCCCCCTCATTACTTAGCTCACCAAAACATAGACGGTGACACCCCTAGACAAGTCTTCACAGAAAAACACAAAAAACTGGTGAAAGAAGGGACCAATTGGCTGATCAAAACATCAGAATCCTGCTCAGTGGTGGCTGCATTGATAGCAGCCGTTGCATTCGCCACATCGGCCACCGTCCCCGGCGGACTAAACGACCAAACGGGGCGTCCCATACTGACAGACCACAAAGCATTCGACATTTTCTCAATATCCTCGGTGATAGCACTCTGCCTATCGGTGACGGCCCTTGTCTTCTTCCTTGCAATCATCAGTTCACGGTGTCAAGAACGCGACTTCAAGGGAAATCTTCCGGGAAAGCTGTTGAATGGGCTATCGTCGCTGTTCGCTTCCATAGCCGCCATCCTGGTGTCCTTTTGCGCGGGGCATACATTCATTCTGAGGGATAAGCTGAGGTTTGCAGTGGTTCCAATATATGCGTTCGCATGCGTGCCTGTCACGCTCTTCGCATTCGCTCAGCTACCGCTCTACTTCGATCTTTTGCGGGCCACATACAGAAAAGTGCCATTACGCAGTTACAAGGCGTTCTACCAATAG
- the LOC140875738 gene encoding uncharacterized protein isoform X2, with protein sequence MNPQSILKENESLCDKLFNLSMRKQWTEVVSIYTREAEAQKAKITKSEETALHVAISNYNPKRHGISVGSVKKMLDSISDKEAILSIQNERGNTPLYLAAKVGWVAICEYIALQHPKLIAIRNVVGQTPLYAAARHGKTEAFVCLYEIYKTHKQNEKKQRKQGNTVLNSATGGACIDFPVQSNEVPNLEEKDKDRGEEKKDQESDESLCRRKDGNTVLHSAIAGAYFAFQIIKKIPKLVNSVNVEGESPLHVLAKKPNLFKSSSHMGLYDSVIYHCIFIDELKEQTYNPGADQNESTRKNVELKYPNNYKTCVDIFQFLWNPIYKSFPDYGKQCKDTDNLDHAGSDDIESPNESKTAHGKDKGNPEKGGSNDDTKSQNRRANESKTGRTKLRSYFPENYTTDISLFKFAVTVILTVLGVGLWRIQKIQEKKKRYTHALQIMNEMIVSESRYKYDSNGQKPAEMIEHQPARTAPPPSPPPDHELVTSQQSVGNNSGTTGSSNHIQNNSEKEKVGNNTGSKDIQNNAEKERDQNKSVKKNFETPLLVAAKMGILEMVEKIYDTCPVAIQDLDPEGKNVLLLAAENKQTSVFDFLLKTKPTEDMFHHVDYEGNSILHLAAMMGKFQPWRIPGAALQMQGEINWYKYVKHSIPQNYLAHNNFKGDTPRQIFTETHKELLKEGTEWLTKTSESCSVVAALIAAVAFATSATVPGGLNDQTGRPILTDNIAFDFFSISSLVALCLSVTALVFFLAIITSRCQERDFKGNLPRKLLYGLTSLFSSIAAMLVSFCAGHTFILRTDLRFAVVPIYAFACVPVTLFAVAQLPLYFDILRATCTKAPLRSYKVFYQ encoded by the exons ATGAATCCACAATCTATATTGAAAGAAAATGAGAGTTTGtgtgataaattatttaatcttAGCATGCGAAAGCAGTGGACAGAGGTGGTATCAATTTACACAAGAGAGGCCGAGGCTCAGAAAGCTAAGATAACTAAATCTGAAGAGACAGCTTTGCATGTAGCCATCTCAAATTACAATCCAAAACGCCATGGTATTTCTGTAGGCTCTGTCAAGAAAATGTTGGATTCCATATCCGACAAGGAAGCAATATTATCCATACAAAATGAAAGGGGAAACACACCTCTCTACCTGGCTGCAAAAGTTGGGTGGGTGGCTATATGCGAATACATTGCTTTGCAGCATCCGAAACTCATCGCCATCCGAAATGTAGTGGGTCAGACTCCCTTGTATGCTGCAGCTCGTCATGGCAAGACTGAGGCTTTTGTTTGCCTTTACGAGATCTACAAAACCCACAAACAGAACGAGAAGAAGCAACGAAAACAGGGAAATACTGTTTTAAACTCGGCTACTGGTGGAGCATGCATTG ATTTCCCAGTGCAATCCAATGAAGTTCCAAATCTTGAGGAGAAGGACAAGGACAGAGGGGAAGAAAAGAAAGATCAAGAATCAGATGAATCGCTTTGTAGACGAAAAGACGGAAATACTGTTTTACACTCGGCTATTGCTGGAGCATACTTTG CTTTCCAGATTATTAAAAAAATCCCAAAGCTGGTGAATTCTGTGAATGTTGAGGGAGAATCGCCCCTTCATGTTCTAGCCAAAAAGCCCAATTTATTCAAAAGCAGCAGTCATATGGGACTCTATGACTCTGTTATTTACCACT GTATTTTTATTGATGAGCTGAAGGAGCAGACATACAACCCCGGGGCCGATCAGAATGAGTCTACTCGAAAAAATGTTGAACTTAAATATCCCAATAATTACAAGACCTGTGTCGACATCTTCCAATTTTTATGGAACCCAATCTATAAGAGTTTCCCAGACTACGGAAAGCAGTGTAAAGATACAGACAACCTCGACCACGCAGGTTCGGATGATATAGAAAGTCCAAATGAATCCAAAA CTGCTCATGGAAAAGATAAAGGCAACCCAGAGAAGGGTGGTTCGAATGACGACACAAAAAGCCAAAACAGAAGAGCAAATGAATCGAAAA CGGGAAGGACCAAACTCCGAAGCTACTTTCCAGAGAATTACACCACCGATATTTCGCTTTTCAAATTTGCAGTTACAGTCATATTAACTGTTCTGGGAGTTG GTCTCTGGAGGATACAGAAGATTCAAGAGAAGAAAAAAAGATACACACACGCACTTCAAATTATGAATGAAATGATTGTGTCTGAATCCAGATACAAGTATGACAGTAACGGTCAAAAACCTGCGGAGATGATAGAACATCAACCAGCACGAACGGCACCTCCACCTAGCCCGCCTCCCGATCATGAACTTGTTACTTCCCAACAAAGTGTTGGAAATAACAGTGGAACAACTGGCTCATCAAACCAcattcaaaacaattccgagAAAGAAAAGGTTGGAAATAACACTGGCTCAAAGGACATTCAAAACAATGCCGAGAAAGAAAGGGATCAAAACAAATCAG TTAAGAAGAATTTCGAAACTCCACTATTGGTAGCAGCAAAGATGGGAATCCTAGAGATGGTAGAGAAAATCTATGACACATGCCCTGTGGCCATTCAGGACCTCGATCCGGAGGGAAAGAATGTGTTGCTGTTAGCAGCTGAAAACAAGCAAACCAGTGTATTCGATTTCCTGTTGAAGACCAAGCCCACAGAAGACATGTTTCATCATGTTGATTATGAAGGAAACAGCATCCTGCACCTTGCTGCCATGATGGGAAAGTTTCAGCCGTGGCGCATTCCAGGCGCTGCTTTGCAGATGCAAGGAGAGATCAACTGGTACAAG TATGTGAAGCACTCCATTCCCCAAAATTACTTAGCTCACAACAACTTTAAAGGAGATACTCCTAGGCAAATCTTCACGGAAACACACAAGGAACTACTGAAAGAAGGGACCGAGTGGCTCACCAAAACTTCAGAATCCTGCTCAGTGGTGGCTGCATTGATAGCCGCGGTTGCATTCGCTACATCAGCCACTGTCCCTGGTGGACTAAATGACCAAACAGGGCGTCCCATACTCACAGATAACATAGCATTCGACTTTTTCTCAATCTCTTCGCTGGTAGCCCTCTGCCTCTCCGTGACAGCCCTTGTGTTCTTTCTTGCAATCATCACCTCACGTTGTCAAGAAAGAGACTTTAAGGGAAACCTTCCAAGAAAGCTCTTGTATGGGCTCACATCTTTGTTCTCTTCCATAGCAGCCATGCTGGTGTCTTTTTGTGCAGGTCATACTTTTATTTTGAGGACCGATCTGAGATTTGCTGTGGTTCCAATATATGCTTTCGCTTGTGTGCCGGTGACCCTCTTCGCCGTTGCTCAGCTACCATTGTACTTTGACATTTTAAGGGCCACCTGCACTAAAGCGCCGCTACGAAGTTACAAGGTGTTCTACCAGTAG
- the LOC140875738 gene encoding uncharacterized protein isoform X1, which yields MNPQSILKENESLCDKLFNLSMRKQWTEVVSIYTREAEAQKAKITKSEETALHVAISNYNPKRHGISVGSVKKMLDSISDKEAILSIQNERGNTPLYLAAKVGWVAICEYIALQHPKLIAIRNVVGQTPLYAAARHGKTEAFVCLYEIYKTHKQNEKKQRKQGNTVLNSATGGACIDFPVQSNEVPNLEEKDKDRGEEKKDQESDESLCRRKDGNTVLHSAIAGAYFGLAFQIIKKIPKLVNSVNVEGESPLHVLAKKPNLFKSSSHMGLYDSVIYHCIFIDELKEQTYNPGADQNESTRKNVELKYPNNYKTCVDIFQFLWNPIYKSFPDYGKQCKDTDNLDHAGSDDIESPNESKTAHGKDKGNPEKGGSNDDTKSQNRRANESKTGRTKLRSYFPENYTTDISLFKFAVTVILTVLGVGLWRIQKIQEKKKRYTHALQIMNEMIVSESRYKYDSNGQKPAEMIEHQPARTAPPPSPPPDHELVTSQQSVGNNSGTTGSSNHIQNNSEKEKVGNNTGSKDIQNNAEKERDQNKSVKKNFETPLLVAAKMGILEMVEKIYDTCPVAIQDLDPEGKNVLLLAAENKQTSVFDFLLKTKPTEDMFHHVDYEGNSILHLAAMMGKFQPWRIPGAALQMQGEINWYKYVKHSIPQNYLAHNNFKGDTPRQIFTETHKELLKEGTEWLTKTSESCSVVAALIAAVAFATSATVPGGLNDQTGRPILTDNIAFDFFSISSLVALCLSVTALVFFLAIITSRCQERDFKGNLPRKLLYGLTSLFSSIAAMLVSFCAGHTFILRTDLRFAVVPIYAFACVPVTLFAVAQLPLYFDILRATCTKAPLRSYKVFYQ from the exons ATGAATCCACAATCTATATTGAAAGAAAATGAGAGTTTGtgtgataaattatttaatcttAGCATGCGAAAGCAGTGGACAGAGGTGGTATCAATTTACACAAGAGAGGCCGAGGCTCAGAAAGCTAAGATAACTAAATCTGAAGAGACAGCTTTGCATGTAGCCATCTCAAATTACAATCCAAAACGCCATGGTATTTCTGTAGGCTCTGTCAAGAAAATGTTGGATTCCATATCCGACAAGGAAGCAATATTATCCATACAAAATGAAAGGGGAAACACACCTCTCTACCTGGCTGCAAAAGTTGGGTGGGTGGCTATATGCGAATACATTGCTTTGCAGCATCCGAAACTCATCGCCATCCGAAATGTAGTGGGTCAGACTCCCTTGTATGCTGCAGCTCGTCATGGCAAGACTGAGGCTTTTGTTTGCCTTTACGAGATCTACAAAACCCACAAACAGAACGAGAAGAAGCAACGAAAACAGGGAAATACTGTTTTAAACTCGGCTACTGGTGGAGCATGCATTG ATTTCCCAGTGCAATCCAATGAAGTTCCAAATCTTGAGGAGAAGGACAAGGACAGAGGGGAAGAAAAGAAAGATCAAGAATCAGATGAATCGCTTTGTAGACGAAAAGACGGAAATACTGTTTTACACTCGGCTATTGCTGGAGCATACTTTG GGTTAGCTTTCCAGATTATTAAAAAAATCCCAAAGCTGGTGAATTCTGTGAATGTTGAGGGAGAATCGCCCCTTCATGTTCTAGCCAAAAAGCCCAATTTATTCAAAAGCAGCAGTCATATGGGACTCTATGACTCTGTTATTTACCACT GTATTTTTATTGATGAGCTGAAGGAGCAGACATACAACCCCGGGGCCGATCAGAATGAGTCTACTCGAAAAAATGTTGAACTTAAATATCCCAATAATTACAAGACCTGTGTCGACATCTTCCAATTTTTATGGAACCCAATCTATAAGAGTTTCCCAGACTACGGAAAGCAGTGTAAAGATACAGACAACCTCGACCACGCAGGTTCGGATGATATAGAAAGTCCAAATGAATCCAAAA CTGCTCATGGAAAAGATAAAGGCAACCCAGAGAAGGGTGGTTCGAATGACGACACAAAAAGCCAAAACAGAAGAGCAAATGAATCGAAAA CGGGAAGGACCAAACTCCGAAGCTACTTTCCAGAGAATTACACCACCGATATTTCGCTTTTCAAATTTGCAGTTACAGTCATATTAACTGTTCTGGGAGTTG GTCTCTGGAGGATACAGAAGATTCAAGAGAAGAAAAAAAGATACACACACGCACTTCAAATTATGAATGAAATGATTGTGTCTGAATCCAGATACAAGTATGACAGTAACGGTCAAAAACCTGCGGAGATGATAGAACATCAACCAGCACGAACGGCACCTCCACCTAGCCCGCCTCCCGATCATGAACTTGTTACTTCCCAACAAAGTGTTGGAAATAACAGTGGAACAACTGGCTCATCAAACCAcattcaaaacaattccgagAAAGAAAAGGTTGGAAATAACACTGGCTCAAAGGACATTCAAAACAATGCCGAGAAAGAAAGGGATCAAAACAAATCAG TTAAGAAGAATTTCGAAACTCCACTATTGGTAGCAGCAAAGATGGGAATCCTAGAGATGGTAGAGAAAATCTATGACACATGCCCTGTGGCCATTCAGGACCTCGATCCGGAGGGAAAGAATGTGTTGCTGTTAGCAGCTGAAAACAAGCAAACCAGTGTATTCGATTTCCTGTTGAAGACCAAGCCCACAGAAGACATGTTTCATCATGTTGATTATGAAGGAAACAGCATCCTGCACCTTGCTGCCATGATGGGAAAGTTTCAGCCGTGGCGCATTCCAGGCGCTGCTTTGCAGATGCAAGGAGAGATCAACTGGTACAAG TATGTGAAGCACTCCATTCCCCAAAATTACTTAGCTCACAACAACTTTAAAGGAGATACTCCTAGGCAAATCTTCACGGAAACACACAAGGAACTACTGAAAGAAGGGACCGAGTGGCTCACCAAAACTTCAGAATCCTGCTCAGTGGTGGCTGCATTGATAGCCGCGGTTGCATTCGCTACATCAGCCACTGTCCCTGGTGGACTAAATGACCAAACAGGGCGTCCCATACTCACAGATAACATAGCATTCGACTTTTTCTCAATCTCTTCGCTGGTAGCCCTCTGCCTCTCCGTGACAGCCCTTGTGTTCTTTCTTGCAATCATCACCTCACGTTGTCAAGAAAGAGACTTTAAGGGAAACCTTCCAAGAAAGCTCTTGTATGGGCTCACATCTTTGTTCTCTTCCATAGCAGCCATGCTGGTGTCTTTTTGTGCAGGTCATACTTTTATTTTGAGGACCGATCTGAGATTTGCTGTGGTTCCAATATATGCTTTCGCTTGTGTGCCGGTGACCCTCTTCGCCGTTGCTCAGCTACCATTGTACTTTGACATTTTAAGGGCCACCTGCACTAAAGCGCCGCTACGAAGTTACAAGGTGTTCTACCAGTAG